From a region of the Triticum aestivum cultivar Chinese Spring chromosome 7D, IWGSC CS RefSeq v2.1, whole genome shotgun sequence genome:
- the LOC123166790 gene encoding very-long-chain 3-oxoacyl-CoA reductase 1, giving the protein MCAEALALLRQQEPWFVSLAILGALYVAAVAYRLLHTSGLALCLRGPKDLRRRYGAWAVVTGPTSGIGRSMALELARRGLNLVLVGRDPGALQDIAGTASDTHGVLTKTVQFDFSLVSTPQGEEAMGRLRQAVERLEVGVLVNNAGVATPHATYLHEADAEAWVRMIRVNLWAVTEVTAAVLPGMVERGRGAVVNIGSGAAEALPSYPLYSVYAATKRYVSQFSRSLCVEYRGKGIDVQCQAPLYVDTKMVTNMVTRGGLLSRLIMPTSDAYAGAAARWIGHRRPVCMPNLGHRLQWCLCHFVPDRALAAHRLRENLRQRAVFQLLRSSSGEGIGGRR; this is encoded by the exons ATGTGCGCCGAGGCTCTCGCTCTGCTCCGGCAGCAGGAGCCATGGTTCGTCTCGCTCGCCATCCTCGGCGCCCTCTACGTCGCAGCCGTCGCGTACCGCCTCCTCCACACGTCCGGCCTCGCGCTCTGCCTGCGCGGGCCCAAGGACCTACGCCGCCGCTACGGGGCGTGGGCCGTCGTCACCGGCCCGACGTCCGGCATCGGCCGCTCCATGGCCCTCGAGCTCGCGCGGCGCGGCCTCAACCTCGTCCTTGTCGGCCGCGACCCCGGCGCGCTCCAGGACATCGCCGGAACCGCCTCCGACACCCACGGCGTGCTGACCAAGACCGTGCAGTTCGACTTCTCGCTCGTCTCCACGCCTCAAG GGGAGGAGGCGATGGGGCGGCTCCGGCAGGCGGTGGAGCGGCTGGAGGTGGGCGTGCTGGTGAACAACGCCGGCGTGGCGACGCCGCATGCGACGTACCTGCACGAGGCCGACGCAGAGGCGTGGGTGAGAATGATACGGGTGAACCTGTGGGCCGTGACGGAGGTGACGGCGGCCGTGCTTCCCGGCATGGTGGAGCGCGGGAGGGGCGCCGTCGTCAACATCGGCTCAGGCGCGGCGGAGGCGCTGCCCTCCTACCCGCTCTACTCCGTCTACGCCGCCACCAAGCGGTACGTTTCCCAGTTCTCCCGCAGCCTCTGCGTTGAGTACAGGGGCAAAGGAATCGACGTGCAGTGCCAGGCCCCGCTGTACGTGGACACGAAGATGGTGACCAACATGGTGACGCGGGGAGGCCTCCTGTCGCGGCTGATCATGCCGACGTCGGACGCTTACGCCGGCGCGGCCGCTCGCTGGATCGGGCACCGCCGCCCGGTCTGCATGCCCAACCTCGGCCACCGGCTGCAGTGGTGCCTCTGCCACTTCGTCCCGGACCGTGCCCTCGCCGCGCACCGCCTCCGCGAGAACCTTCGGCAGCGGGCCGTCTTCCAGCTGCTCAGGTCATCATCAGGCGAGGGAATCGGTGGACGTCGTTAG